The nucleotide sequence TGCGCAGGCCGTCCTCGCGCGAGGCCTGGGCGAACAGCGGCCAGCGGCCGTCGTCGGTGCAGAGGTCGCTCACGTGCTGCTCGGCGCGGGTGCGGGCGGCCTCGAGGCAGGGGCCCTCGTCGAGCGCGTACTGGACGGCGTCGATCTCGAGGGTCTGGACGGTCGTGTAGGCGGCGGTGTGCGGCCGGTCGTTGGACAGGACCGTCACGCCCACCTCGTCGCAGCCGTCGATGGCCCGGCGGACCGCGTGGACGACGCGCTCGAGGTAGTCCGACAGCTCGCCCATCGACGCCAGGACGCCGCTCACCTCGTCGGACAGACGGGCCATGAGGGCACCCTGGTCGGTGTCCTCGTCCTCCGGGGGCGGGATGGTCAACGTGTTCGTCATCAGGGGAATCCTCCGAGGTCACCCGGTCTGCTCGACGTGCAGGATACCCAGCGCGCCCGGGTGCGAGGGCCCGCGGATGCCACGATGGGACGCATGCCGCGCCGGTACCGCAAGACCTCGACGGCGGCCCCCGCCGGCTACTTCGCCTGGGAGGCCGCCGGGCTGCGCTGGCTCGGGGCCGCGGGCGGCGCCGCCGTGGCCGAGGTCCTCGACGCCGGCCCGCACCACCTCGAGCTGCCGCTCCTCGACGCCGCGCCCCCGACCCCGCGGGCCGCCGAGGACCTCGGCCGCGGCCTCGCCACGCTCCACGCGGTGGGCGCCGGCGGATGGGGCGCCGGCCCCGACGGCTGGGACGGCGACGGCTGGCTCGGGCCGCTCAGCGAGCCGCTCCCGCT is from Arthrobacter sp. NEB 688 and encodes:
- a CDS encoding GAF and ANTAR domain-containing protein, whose product is MTNTLTIPPPEDEDTDQGALMARLSDEVSGVLASMGELSDYLERVVHAVRRAIDGCDEVGVTVLSNDRPHTAAYTTVQTLEIDAVQYALDEGPCLEAARTRAEQHVSDLCTDDGRWPLFAQASREDGLRSLYAVPLVSGDQCVGALNLYAWATDAFDGLDAALVRVAASRCADAIVAVTALDGMRELAGQLEQAMASRAVIEQAKGVIMALRGVPEHDAFEILRKTSQDRNVKVRVLAEDVVAGALRRGPATGGASA